AAACCATTTTTCCTCTTGTATATGAACCGACAAATTCACCAAGAAATCCCCCCTCAAGAGTTAAAAGAAAAATGGTTTAAAAGTCATCTTTTAGGAAAAGAGGTTGAGTTAAGAGAACTCTATGAATTACCTCAGGGGCAGTTGGATTTAGTCATGGCAGAAACTGCTGAGTTTAGAAGCGATATAGGAAATAGAGATAGGAATCTAGGTAAGTTTTGTACAGCTGGCTATTTTTTAGAGTTATCCAGAATAATTGATAAAAGAAGAGCTTCAGAATAATTTTTAATATTTAATATTTAATATTTTATTGTCCAAAAATCAGTGGCTGGTTTTTCTTATTCCAAGGTTCATTTTTTCTCATAACTATTGGATAATTCTTATGAGTAAAAAAATAATTTAACCAACTTCTTAAAAATCTGATTTCATTATTTTGATCAAATTTTGTAATATCCGCTATTCTAAATTGCCTTACAAATGGCCAGATTGCCCAATCAGCAAGGGTTTCTTTTTCATCAACAAGAAAGAGAGGTTTTCCTTTTTCAAAACATTCTTTTAATCTATTGTTTAAAGATAAAAGTATTTCCATCCCAGCATCTCGATGAGTTTCTGATTCATCAGCATTGAATCTAGATGAATACTTAAATCGATCTAAATGATATTTAAATATTTTATCATTTGTTTCTATAAGATTAAATATTTCTTGTGATTTTTCGTTGTTATTATAGCTTAGTAATGTATACATATTAGATCTTTTAATACTCCAGATCATAATGTCTATACTCTCATCAATTACTTTATTTAAGCTAGTCTTTAATACAGGTACTGTTGCTTTCTTGGAAATTTGAATTAATTCAATAGGCTTGTTCTTAAGATCGACCTCTCTTAACTCAACTATCTGATTTGTATTTAACAAAGCCCATCTAGCTCTGATGGCATATGGACATCTTCTAAAACTATATAGAATATTGTTCTTCATAACTTTCCTGTTAAAATCATCTTGTGACCAATTCATAAATATGATTATTCAATCATATAAATCGTAAATAGAATGTTTTCTACAAATGTATCCTTTACGATTCTTTTTGGAAATTATATTTTATTATAAAATATAATCCATTATCTTTATATTCCTCACGCTTCATTTCTCAAGAAAATTAAATTATGTCAGGATTTGTTTATTTAATGAAAAATGGTGATTTATATAAGCTTGGATGTACCAGTGATTTGAAAAGTGAGGCTAATAAAATGAAGCCAGGTGAAATAATTTCTTCTTTCAAAACAAATGATCCAAAATCGTTTGAGGTGAGACTGTTAAGACTTTACAAGAAAAAAAGAATTCCGG
The sequence above is drawn from the Prochlorococcus marinus str. MIT 1013 genome and encodes:
- a CDS encoding glutathione S-transferase gives rise to the protein MNWSQDDFNRKVMKNNILYSFRRCPYAIRARWALLNTNQIVELREVDLKNKPIELIQISKKATVPVLKTSLNKVIDESIDIMIWSIKRSNMYTLLSYNNNEKSQEIFNLIETNDKIFKYHLDRFKYSSRFNADESETHRDAGMEILLSLNNRLKECFEKGKPLFLVDEKETLADWAIWPFVRQFRIADITKFDQNNEIRFLRSWLNYFFTHKNYPIVMRKNEPWNKKNQPLIFGQ